The Synechococcales cyanobacterium T60_A2020_003 genome includes the window TGACTGTGCAACTCTCATCACAAGAGGTCTCGGTCGCAAAGCTGACAGACCGATCCTAGAGTGAGGCTGCTTCTCAACGTATCAGGTTGCCAAGCTCAATCGCGTACACGCGCAATAACGGTGCGGTGACGAGGAGAGTTACGCACAAGGGTCGGTCGTTCAAACCCAGCATCATAAATCGTCTGCTCAATATCTAGCGAGAAATACTGATCTAGGTAGGGTTCCGTACTTTTCAGCAGGGTCAGGATGTAGGGTGGCATTTTGGCGTACACCTCCGACTGTGGATTCATATCCATAATGGCGAGGTGTCCCCCTGGACGTAATACGCGCCGCGCCTCGTTGAAAATGGCGATCGCTGCCTGCTGAGGCAATTCGTGAAACAGCAAGTGAGCCGAGACTAAATCCACCGATTGATCTGGCAACCCGGTTGCCTCCGCTGCCGCATGAATCCAACGGGGAGAACGGCTGTGCTGGTACTTGGTACGGGACTGATACTGGGCGATCGCCAGGAAATAGGGCGACAAATCCAGCCCAATCACGTGAGCATTGGGGAAAACGGTTTGCAGTGCAAATGTGCTCATGCCCACACTACATCCCAGGTCTAAGACAGTGTCAGGTGGGGTAGAAATCGTATCTTGGAGGACAGCGTGGTAACTCTGGCGGAGCTGAGCGTCTCCTTCAGCAATTTCTTGCGGCCCCCAGACCCGGGAATGGACAGCGTAGGCAGCCACCTCAACCTCCATTGCTGGCTCCCAGCCCAAGTTGCCTTCTTCATAGGCGTGGAAGGAGGTGACATAGTAATCGGGATAAACCAGATCGGGATTGGTTACCGATGCAAGTTCCGCTTCCCACTCTGGGGAAAAAACGGCATCGCCTTGGCGCGATCGCAACTGCTCTACCTCTTTGTGCCAGTACACACCGATGGATTCCGCTCGCTGGATCATCATGGTGCGGGCACGCTGCTTCGCGAGATTTGCGAGTGGTTTGATTGAAAGCAGACCATTAACGAGCTGCGAGGCAATGCCTAAAGAACTAGAAGACGCTTGGGAGTGAGCAATGGTCATCGCAATGGTGGTTTGTAAAAATTTTGAGATCGCAAAGTGACGTTATTTTATTTGATCGAATTTTACCGTACTTTGAGGTTTTAGAAGTGCCCTGCCACATGCCTATTCCGCTTGACACTCGCGGAATTTTCCTACGCATAGACACGTAATTAATAAAGAGATATTGAAAAAGATACAGGGCGCTCCAATGTGTTCAAGTGAGCGTTCTTTACGGATTCTTCCTAGCACCGCCTCATGGGCAATACCGACGAAACGGTACCGACTGGTGCATCTGTTGGGCGATCGCGCAAGGGCGGAGAGAGGCGATCGCTAATCCGTAACGCTACGCCTCTTGCTGAGGCTC containing:
- a CDS encoding class I SAM-dependent methyltransferase yields the protein MTIAHSQASSSSLGIASQLVNGLLSIKPLANLAKQRARTMMIQRAESIGVYWHKEVEQLRSRQGDAVFSPEWEAELASVTNPDLVYPDYYVTSFHAYEEGNLGWEPAMEVEVAAYAVHSRVWGPQEIAEGDAQLRQSYHAVLQDTISTPPDTVLDLGCSVGMSTFALQTVFPNAHVIGLDLSPYFLAIAQYQSRTKYQHSRSPRWIHAAAEATGLPDQSVDLVSAHLLFHELPQQAAIAIFNEARRVLRPGGHLAIMDMNPQSEVYAKMPPYILTLLKSTEPYLDQYFSLDIEQTIYDAGFERPTLVRNSPRHRTVIARVRD